The genomic segment GGAGCGCCAGCACCAGGAAGGCCGAGGACGCCAGATAGGTCTGGATGCCGTACCACGCCACCGCGATCAGGCCGCGAATGATGGCCGGAATATTCGCTCCCCGCACCCCGAACGACGCGCGGCAGATCACCGGGTACGGCGTGCCGGTCATCTGGCTCGGCTTGGCAACCAGGTTGCAGAAAAACTGCACGATCACAATCCCGGACAGCAACGCGAACAGCACTTGCAGGCTCGTCAAGCCGAGCTTGAACAAGCTCGCTGCCGTCAGGTAACCGCCCACGCTGTGCACGTCGGACATCCAGAACGCAAAGATGTTGTAGCTGCCCCAGGTCTGCTTGCGCAGCGGGGCAAGGTCCTCGTTGGTGAGCCGCGGATCGTGGTGCGGCGGGATGACGGAATCGCCGTCCTGGTGCGGCGCTGGCGCCGTCGATGGCGCCGTTGCCGGCGCGCAAGCTGGGGTCATGCTGTGTTCTCCTCGATCACGTCGGCGGGGCCGTATGATGTGGTGAATGCACGCAGAGTGTGCCGACGCCGGGTGGCTGTGGCAGCACGCTGCGGATGATGGTCTGCGGCGATTTCGCGGTCCGCTCGGGGCGCAGCGGGCATCAATCCCGGTCCGGCAGCGCAGCGGCCGCCACCAGGCGCCGGGTGTACGGATGCCGGGGCGCGTCCAGCACGGCGCTCACGCTGCCGCTTTCGAGCACCGCGCCGTCCTGCATCACCAGCACCTCATGCGCCATCGCGCGGATCACCTGCACGTCATGGGTGATCAGCAGGTAGCTCAGGCCCTTGTCGCGCTGCAGGCGTTGCAGCAGGCCCAGCACCTGCTGCTGTATGGTCACGTCCAGCGCACTGGTAGGCTCGTCGAGGACCAGCAGTTGCGGCTGCACGATCAGGGCACGGGCGATGGCGATGCGCTGGCGCTGGCCGCCGGAAAATTCATGCGGGTAGCGCTCCAGCAACTGCGCCGATGGCCCCTGCTCCTGGAGCAGCCCGACCTCGGCCAGCGCTGCTTGCACGCGCTGGCGGCGCTCGGCGGCATCGAGCGCCGGCTCGTGCACCTTGAGCCCTTCGCCGACGATTTCCTCGACCGTCAGGCGCGGCGACAGCGAGGAGAACGGGTCCTGGAACACCACCTGCACCCGGCGGCGCAGTTGCTGGTTGGCCTGCGTGTTGCGCGTGGCCGGTTGCTGCCAGGCCCGCCCGCCGACCTGCAACTGGCCGCTGTGCGGCAGCAGGCCCAGGATGGCCTGCGCCAGCGTGGACTTGCCGGAGCCCGATTCGCCGACGATGCCCAAGGTCTGGCCCGGCAGCAGTTGCAGCGTGGCCGCTTGCACCGCAACGAACGAGGTCTTCCTGAACCAGCCGCGCAGGCCGGGCAGCGCCATCGGGTAGACCACGCGCAGGTCCTGCGTTTGCAGCACCGGGGCCGCGCCGTCGGGCGGGCGCTCCTCGCGCACGGCGCGGCGCGGCTGGCTGGCGATCAGGCGGCGCGTGTAGGTTTGCTGCGGGGCGCGGAATATGGCGTCCACCGGCCCCTGCTCGACCAGGGCGCCCTGCTCCATCACGGCCACGCGGTCGGCAAAGCGGCGCACCAGGTTCAGGTCATGCGTGATCAGCAGCACGGCCATGCCGGTCTGGCGTTGCAGGTTCGACAACAGTTCCAGAATCTGGCCGCGCAGCGTCACATCCAGCGCCGTGGTCGGCTCATCGGCCAGCAGCAGCCGGGGCGCGCTGGCCAGGGCCATGGCGATCATCGCGCGCTGGCGCTGGCCGCCGCTGAGCTGGTGCGCAAAGCTGTTCGCCCGGCGCGCAGGCTCGGCAATGCCGGTCTGGGCCAGTAGTTCGATGGCCGTCTGCGCGCCTTGGGCGGCGCTCAGGCTTTTTTTCAGGCACAGGATTTCGGCGATCTGCCGGCCTATGGTCATCAGCGGGTTGAGCGCGCTCATCGGCTCTTGAAAGACCATCGCGATGTCGCCGCCGCGCACGCCCTGCATTTCGCGCTCGGGCATGGCCAGCAGGTCGCCGCGCCCTTGCAGCAGCGCCTGGCCGGTGCAGGCGGCCGCGCCAGCCAGGCGCAGCAGGCTCAAGGCGGTGATGGTTTTGCCCGAGCCGGACTCGCCCACCAGGGCCAGCTTTTCGCCGGCGGCGATGGCAAAGTTCAGGCCCCGCACCACCTGCTTGGCGCCAAAGCGGACACCGAGGTCTTTGACTTGCAGCAATGGCTCCGGGGCGCCGCCATGCTCCCCCCCCCCGGGGGGCAGCGGCGCGGATGGGTCTGTGACGGGCCGGCTCATCGGTCGGACTTTCGCGGATCGAGGGCATCGCGCAGCGCATCGCCCATGAAGGTCAGCAGCAGCAGCGTGATGACCAGCACGCCAAAGGTGGACAGCGAAATCCACCAGGCGTCGATGTTGTTCTTGCCCTGGCTGAGCAACTCGCCGAGCGACGGTGTGCCCGGCGGCACGCCCAGGCCGAGAAAGTCCAGCGAGGTCAGTGCCAGGATGGCCGCGCTCATGCGGAACGGCAAAAAGGTGACCACCGGCGTCAGGCTGTTGGGCAGGATGTGGCGCCAGATGATCTGGCCGCTGCCCACCCCCAATGCGCGCGCGGCCTTGACGTAGTCGAGCTGGCGGTTGCGCAGGAACTCGGCGCGCACGTAGTCCGACAGGCTCATCCAGCCGAACAGGCTCAGCAGCACCAGCAGCAGCGCAACGCTGGGCGCAAACAAGGCGCTGAAGATGATCAGCAGGTACAGATCGGGCATGGCGCTCCAGATCTCGATGAAGCGCTGGAATGCCAGGTCGGTCTTGCCGCCCAGAAAGCCCTGCAGCGCGCCGGTGAGCACGCCCAGCAGCACGCCGGTGACCGTCAGCGCCAGGCCAAACAGCACGCTGACGCGAAAGCCGTAGAGCAGTTGCGCCAGCAGGTCGCGCCCCCGGTCGTCCGTGCCCAGCCAGTTCTCGCCCGAGGGCGCTGCGGGGCTGGGCGCCGGGGCATGGTAGTTCAGCGTGTCCGGCCCGTAAGGGTTCAGCGTGTACAGCGCCCAGTTGTCGCCCGCGCTCAGGCGCGCGCGGATGAAGGGGTCGAGGTAGTCGGCGGGGGTCTCGAAGTCTCCGCCGAAGGTCGTTTCGGGGTAGTCCCGGAACATCGGAAAGTAGTTCTGCCCCTGGTAGTGCACGATCAGCGGCCGGTCGTTGCTGAGCAGTTCCGCGCACAGGCTGGCCAGCACCAGCGCGCCAAAGATCAGCAGGCTCCAGTAGCCCAGCCGGTTGCGCCGAAAGCGCAGCCAGGCGCGGCGCGCGGGCGATTGCGATGAACGAGCGGGGCGCATCGGGGCGGTCGCAGTCGGTGGCGGCGCGG from the Verminephrobacter eiseniae EF01-2 genome contains:
- a CDS encoding ABC transporter ATP-binding protein, with the translated sequence MSRPVTDPSAPLPPGGGEHGGAPEPLLQVKDLGVRFGAKQVVRGLNFAIAAGEKLALVGESGSGKTITALSLLRLAGAAACTGQALLQGRGDLLAMPEREMQGVRGGDIAMVFQEPMSALNPLMTIGRQIAEILCLKKSLSAAQGAQTAIELLAQTGIAEPARRANSFAHQLSGGQRQRAMIAMALASAPRLLLADEPTTALDVTLRGQILELLSNLQRQTGMAVLLITHDLNLVRRFADRVAVMEQGALVEQGPVDAIFRAPQQTYTRRLIASQPRRAVREERPPDGAAPVLQTQDLRVVYPMALPGLRGWFRKTSFVAVQAATLQLLPGQTLGIVGESGSGKSTLAQAILGLLPHSGQLQVGGRAWQQPATRNTQANQQLRRRVQVVFQDPFSSLSPRLTVEEIVGEGLKVHEPALDAAERRQRVQAALAEVGLLQEQGPSAQLLERYPHEFSGGQRQRIAIARALIVQPQLLVLDEPTSALDVTIQQQVLGLLQRLQRDKGLSYLLITHDVQVIRAMAHEVLVMQDGAVLESGSVSAVLDAPRHPYTRRLVAAAALPDRD
- a CDS encoding ABC transporter permease — protein: MRPARSSQSPARRAWLRFRRNRLGYWSLLIFGALVLASLCAELLSNDRPLIVHYQGQNYFPMFRDYPETTFGGDFETPADYLDPFIRARLSAGDNWALYTLNPYGPDTLNYHAPAPSPAAPSGENWLGTDDRGRDLLAQLLYGFRVSVLFGLALTVTGVLLGVLTGALQGFLGGKTDLAFQRFIEIWSAMPDLYLLIIFSALFAPSVALLLVLLSLFGWMSLSDYVRAEFLRNRQLDYVKAARALGVGSGQIIWRHILPNSLTPVVTFLPFRMSAAILALTSLDFLGLGVPPGTPSLGELLSQGKNNIDAWWISLSTFGVLVITLLLLTFMGDALRDALDPRKSDR